The following DNA comes from Kluyveromyces lactis strain NRRL Y-1140 chromosome E complete sequence.
aagaaatatttttgttttctcttGGCTTCTTTTCGTACAGGCATTTTAGTAACTGTGCGCTTCCCAGCCTTCTCCAGAGAACCCCTGATATCATTCAACCGGTTGGTTGATTCAGGAAGGTTTGGATTAAATAAAGTCAACTGTTTGAGTTTATAGAGCGGTATACTCTTGATCTGCTGCTTCTCGCTTAGTTTGGTATCATTCAAAGCATCGAAGGAGGCTAACTCTTCGACAGTCATTGATTCCCTTTGCTTCATTTCTTCCGCAGAGTAAAATCTATAAGGCTTCTTCGGACGACCTGCACTGGTGAGGCATAAGTTTTTTGGATACGGTGGACCTTTTGAAACTATTTCTTCGAGCGCCTTCCTTTCTTGTTCACGGTTgattttttgttcttccttGAGCTGCTTCCTGTGATTTTTTAGTCTATCCTTCTCCATTttatgttcttcttttagcttctttttccGTTCAGTAGTCAGTCTCTTTGCAGTCTTGGCACATTCTCTGGCTATTTTACTATATTTCCTTCTTAAACGTTCCTCTGTTGTTGATAAACCCTTATTGACTAGTTCGTGTTTGATTTTCTGAGGCTTGAAAACAACAATTTTAGAGCCGACATTTGTTTTATTAGATCCGCTGAATTTGGTATTCGAAAGTCCGCCATGGATATTGTTAAACTTTAACTCtcctttcttcttctccttctttttcttctttggtggaACAAAGCGAGATCTCAAAACTGATCTATCTCCAATGGTTTTCCGGGACAGGCCATCTGAGAATTGACTTTCGGAAAGTTCTTTGTCGAAACGTTCCATAACCGATGGATGTAGTTGATTTTGTActtgttcttgaaatgcCATCGACATGGCATTTTGCATGATTTGATGTAGGTCAAATCCATCACTAGTACTTAAATGGGACACATCCGTTGTGTCCTTGGCATCTGGAGCTACAGCTGCCTGTGATGCACTTTCTTTCACAAGTTCTGGATCAAGAGGTATTGCCTTGATTTCTTGATTAATCTTTGAAGACGAAGtacctttcttttttgtatCTTTAGGCACCTTACTTTTACCTTTTGGAGCGTAATCATCACCACTTCTACTTTTCGACTTCGacttgttcttctttttggatGTTTTTTCTAATTTTGTCTCTTCAGTAGTGGGCACTTGGGCTGTTTGTGCATTATCCATCAATGACGTGTTAACCACTTGATTAACCATTTCTGCCaaagctttggaaaactCGTCCTCATTGTAgtcatcttttttcttttccttctttttactggcctttttcttcttctttggagaAGTTGCTGCTGCCTGAGATTCCTTATCCTGGCCTTCTTTAGCTTTTTCCGTAGATTTAGATTTTACCTTACGCTTCTGAGTGATTGGAAAGAACGGCATCGGAAGTGGAGGTGGTAAAGACTTCGAAAACTTGTGGCTTGTAGTTTTGGGTGGTTTTCTGGTTGAACTTGTTTTGGGCTTGGCAGTTGAAGGGCCACCGATTAACTGATTTTCAAACGCTTTCAATGTTGCTTCCACTAATGCCTGAGTTTCAGCATCACCGATAGGAGCATTTGGTTCCACCTGGCTAGCTACCGCTGGTGCAGCTTCGGTCTGTTCCATGAAGCCCTTAataacatcttcaaaattgagCACATCATTATTGCTAGagctctttttttctttggactttttctctttcttcttagacttttctttctccttATCGCCCTTCTTACtggtcttcttcttttctttggatttcttctccttcttaGAATGCTTCTTCGGCTTCTTCTCCTGATCCAAATGTTGTAATGAGTCTAAAATAGCAAGCCGAAGGTTTTCGTCATCCTGGTCTAATACTTGATCTTCGGTTGGTCGATGCGCAGGTTCCGCATAAGTTTCTACATGTTGATCTcgtatttcttcatctgccTGAAGGATACCTTGACGTAGTATATTCGCCCATTCCTGTTCTTTGCTTTGCAGATCAGAATGACTTTCATTGACATGAGTGGGATCACCTGTTTCGTTATTCATAGTATTAATAGCCTGCGACACCATCGAAGCTAGAGAATGGTCTTGAGCATGCTCATCATCAGGTATTTGAGATATAGGTAGCAAATCTGGCAAGATATCATCTTCCCCAATATGATCGTTGTCATTTTGATGCTCATCATGCCTTTGTGTGTCTTCTAACGACGGAATATTATCATCGGAGGCAGCGAGTATGTTTCCGACTAACTCACTTAGATTCAGATCTGTTCCCTGATCATCAGACATGTTTTGCTACTGTTTAGCAGTGGTTTCAGCGTTTTTTGTATAGTTGCATCTCATCGCGTCTGTGTTTATGTTTGATTATGTGCAGTACATTGTTTTGATTACTTATGGTAATATATGATCACTTTATACGTATTTGATGTCTCATCCAAATTGCCGTGCCATTCATACAAAGGCACAAATACTGCGGAAGACGAACCATAAGTAAAATGCCGGTAATATATTAACGATTGAAGGTCATTTGCATTTTTGTGTTTTTCGAGATAGTGTTGGGTGGTCACCAATGTGTCATTGTTTCAGCAATAGAAGATGCTTTTGAAGTTAAAGGTTCATAATTATACAAGTTTACTGAGATACATATTTAGTTCTGAcgcaaaaaaaaattcactGTATAATAAAGAGCATATTAGGTGCATTGCCAAATTACCAGCGAGTCCATCGTAACAGCGAAGTCCAGAAGTATTATCTATAAATGTCGAAAAAAGCTTCACTTTCTAATATGAGTATATTGGTAAGGGGAAAGAAAGTTGAAGTGATGAGGGTGAAATGTCATGCATGATGTTTTAATCCAGATTTCTTGAGCAGACTAGCCTGAAAATTTGGAACTCTTACAATTTCCTGTTAAAGCATTCTTTGGGTAAGTGTATCCAGCAGCTTCCCAGCTAGTCAAGTTAACATTATAATATGCAGTTTCGTGTGCTACGATGTAGTCATATGTTGGATGGTCTGATGGATCACAAGTGACACTTATGCTATCGTTTGGTTGGTATAGTCTGACGTAATCAATTGACATGGTAACCGGGAAATATATAGATTGCCAATCGATATAAGCCCAATTATTGGAGATACCCAAGTTAAGGATAATCGACATAggttcttttgaaatacGTCTCCAATCGATGTTACCATTAGGATGTAAGGCTGTTGCAAATACGGTGAAAGTTGGATTATCACCCACATGCCAACGAATATAtccatcatcattatcatgCAAATATTCAATAGCATACTTCTGATAATGTCCTGCAGTCTGTCCAAATTCATACCAGGAGGCATTCAATGTTGAGACAGCAGAGACTGCTTGTTGGAATGGACCACCGCAGTACGTGTTCATTGATGTTATACTTTCGTTGTAAATCTCAACGAAGTCATAATCTGGAATGTaccaaatatcaaatggAGCAACTTGATATGATTGTGATGCAACACCAACACCAGTGCCATGAAGTGAAGTGTCTGTTTCGATTTCGataatatcaatttcagGCGCACCTCTACCAACCCCAAGGTTAGGATGATCTTCACCATCACATGTACATGCAGAAAGTTTTTGTCCTGGCAAGTAAGAAATACCATCTGGAGAAGATTGATTTGGTGTTATACCAGCATCGCACGCTTCATATGAATAAGGCCAAACACCTTCAGTAGTGGCCTGATAGCCTGGCCTACCTAAATTACCCAATGTCCAAGCACCAGGCCATAGACCAGATATTGTACCGTAGTTTGGAAGATTTACGCTGATTTCTAGTCGTCCTTGAGTGAAACATAGTTTATTCCAAGATTGAAGCATCCCCGACCTGTAGTAAAGATCGTTGTTCTTGTATGCATCCATTCttaatttcaaagtacCTTCAGAAGTGATTACCTGTTGGGGAGAATACCATTCTAAATCCTTGGTGGCATCGTAATGGAAATTTGGAGCAGTCCAGAACtgatcttcattatcaaagaaCGTTCTTCCTTCCGCGTTGAACTCATCGGAGAATACTAGTTCCCATGTATCGCCACTTAAAGATTTTACTGTCTTGGCAGAAGATGGCGTGTCAGGGTCTACAAGACTTGTTCTTATAGCTGATAGTTGCGGGTATTCATATAAAGTCAAAAGCTCGGTAACTTCTGCACTACCATGACGACCTGCTCCAGTAAATGTAACAACGGGTAGAATGATAAAGACAGCAATGGCACccaaaaataataataatatacCGATTAATCCACCTGCAGACCTTTTATccatatttttcaaatctaattcaaatctttttttATCGAGTCTCagatcttcttccaaatctgGGTTATGTAAATAATCATCGtcttccttttcatccATTTTCAAGGGGAAAGATGATGCTGGATATCCACCAAATGGAGAGAAGTCCTGGTCCGATAAAAAGggatttgatgaattgatggaAGAGTTAGAGTTATTCCCTGAAGATGAGCCTTGTAATGGCGTTCCTCCAGCATGCATAGATACGGTACGTGAATTCCCTACTTGAGGATATCTGTCAAATGCTGGGGGGGACATGATATCGGAGGTTGCGATAAGATTTGAGGCCATTGATGTACTTGAGGGAAATCCGTGATTTGGTTGTTGCTGGCTAATAGTACTGGGGACCCTCAGTCCAGCCCCATTGGGTGACCTTCCCTGTATATTACCGCtattgctgctgttgttattattatttctgGCGTAATAACCTTTGTAATCAGAAACAGGTTGGTTGTTTAAATTC
Coding sequences within:
- the SPP41 gene encoding Spp41p (some similarities with uniprot|P38904 Saccharomyces cerevisiae YDR464W SPP41 appears to control expression of spliceosome components PRP4 and PRP3 negative regulator of prp genes), with the protein product MSDDQGTDLNLSELVGNILAASDDNIPSLEDTQRHDEHQNDNDHIGEDDILPDLLPISQIPDDEHAQDHSLASMVSQAINTMNNETGDPTHVNESHSDLQSKEQEWANILRQGILQADEEIRDQHVETYAEPAHRPTEDQVLDQDDENLRLAILDSLQHLDQEKKPKKHSKKEKKSKEKKKTSKKGDKEKEKSKKKEKKSKEKKSSSNNDVLNFEDVIKGFMEQTEAAPAVASQVEPNAPIGDAETQALVEATLKAFENQLIGGPSTAKPKTSSTRKPPKTTSHKFSKSLPPPLPMPFFPITQKRKVKSKSTEKAKEGQDKESQAAATSPKKKKKASKKKEKKKDDYNEDEFSKALAEMVNQVVNTSLMDNAQTAQVPTTEETKLEKTSKKKNKSKSKSRSGDDYAPKGKSKVPKDTKKKGTSSSKINQEIKAIPLDPELVKESASQAAVAPDAKDTTDVSHLSTSDGFDLHQIMQNAMSMAFQEQVQNQLHPSVMERFDKELSESQFSDGLSRKTIGDRSVLRSRFVPPKKKKKEKKKGELKFNNIHGGLSNTKFSGSNKTNVGSKIVVFKPQKIKHELVNKGLSTTEERLRRKYSKIARECAKTAKRLTTERKKKLKEEHKMEKDRLKNHRKQLKEEQKINREQERKALEEIVSKGPPYPKNLCLTSAGRPKKPYRFYSAEEMKQRESMTVEELASFDALNDTKLSEKQQIKSIPLYKLKQLTLFNPNLPESTNRLNDIRGSLEKAGKRTVTKMPVRKEAKRKQKYFFDPSVKTVVHREKIPFHPPWQFPVNPPFALPVAKRPKSHSVEKMSRRKRAIYQRTLLSNTLLPILQTLRAAAKATASVGVDPEKSKEHLRSMLQQARLTIAETLQKARSSSTSSLTDGSKPIFQEAREKEVSTPTLSIPIMRTTSKVKTEEPKIPAFNSVSVQENNKAQSLIPTEQSSIKEIPLAVSKKRSSDETSDVSDIRQNVSQVIDKLSTLIPSLTKAKALPILVPSKKKQKSILNMDEVKIPLAKAKGPNFSKPTLKSTMNTPKSVTIIKTEEPGTDSSMFDTETAPVLVQDTSPSKRVEDVKVPIHPPVIQTSKKTTELFNKYHFDLPSVDSDGRPVKTIPVMKRVKQYLSAEDVKKLKKVKETYRKRKWRLANADKNKDLELRTRIKIAARKQFGEDESEAKRTWISTEYETRKIKLELDPEIKSSAAVMVSDKELLNIIAVSLEKLEIARSIEHDIIEEAKNYTKPKKRKQQKIEIDNGVNTAVDILKENMAKEHVLPASTVTPISETPDVNKADSASTPNESEDGRISEHSIDPNLAASTKRPREGPVTDSVITAEIGPNSKRAC
- a CDS encoding SKN1/KRE6 family beta-glucan synthesis-associated protein (similar to uniprot|P32486 Saccharomyces cerevisiae YPR159W KRE6 Protein required for beta-1 6 glucan biosynthesis putative beta-glucan synthase appears functionally redundant with Skn1p); this translates as MSRRANDNQFGRTAGGTNNGSFDSDYNDNYRAQDPGSSNPFLDESELNGLFNSGKNSATSLLHQDSTSDSVPSSGYNNSNPSAQLLHPSNNNTNSNKNLNNQPVSDYKGYYARNNNNNSSNSGNIQGRSPNGAGLRVPSTISQQQPNHGFPSSTSMASNLIATSDIMSPPAFDRYPQVGNSRTVSMHAGGTPLQGSSSGNNSNSSINSSNPFLSDQDFSPFGGYPASSFPLKMDEKEDDDYLHNPDLEEDLRLDKKRFELDLKNMDKRSAGGLIGILLLFLGAIAVFIILPVVTFTGAGRHGSAEVTELLTLYEYPQLSAIRTSLVDPDTPSSAKTVKSLSGDTWELVFSDEFNAEGRTFFDNEDQFWTAPNFHYDATKDLEWYSPQQVITSEGTLKLRMDAYKNNDLYYRSGMLQSWNKLCFTQGRLEISVNLPNYGTISGLWPGAWTLGNLGRPGYQATTEGVWPYSYEACDAGITPNQSSPDGISYLPGQKLSACTCDGEDHPNLGVGRGAPEIDIIEIETDTSLHGTGVGVASQSYQVAPFDIWYIPDYDFVEIYNESITSMNTYCGGPFQQAVSAVSTLNASWYEFGQTAGHYQKYAIEYLHDNDDGYIRWHVGDNPTFTVFATALHPNGNIDWRRISKEPMSIILNLGISNNWAYIDWQSIYFPVTMSIDYVRLYQPNDSISVTCDPSDHPTYDYIVAHETAYYNVNLTSWEAAGYTYPKNALTGNCKSSKFSG